From the Saccharobesus litoralis genome, one window contains:
- a CDS encoding DNA-J related domain-containing protein, translated as MHSKKLDAALTAILFQQYGEYQELNLIKQLQQAPYFMFTDLEFNDSLQLFQVHFAIYNTLYRLADIWYADKRCQLLIELNRIHIQPFARQPVANEQKNAGPLAQQDPLRSYYLDWQNFCQTNRQDVEAMLTTFWQKFSAYLIEPTELHAAYQTLNCSNGCDVVVAREQYKRLSLKYHPDKGGDNQKFQQINWAWGLIKQAKHK; from the coding sequence ATGCATTCTAAAAAGCTTGACGCGGCATTGACGGCAATTTTGTTTCAGCAGTATGGTGAATACCAAGAGTTAAATCTAATTAAGCAACTGCAGCAAGCACCTTATTTTATGTTTACCGATTTGGAGTTTAATGACAGCTTGCAGTTATTTCAGGTGCACTTTGCTATTTACAACACACTTTATCGCTTAGCGGATATTTGGTATGCAGATAAACGTTGTCAACTTTTGATTGAACTTAATCGAATTCATATTCAGCCTTTTGCTAGGCAACCCGTAGCAAACGAGCAAAAAAATGCTGGGCCGCTGGCGCAGCAAGACCCACTGCGTAGTTACTACTTAGATTGGCAAAATTTTTGTCAAACCAACCGGCAAGATGTCGAAGCCATGTTAACGACATTCTGGCAAAAATTTTCAGCCTACCTTATCGAACCAACTGAACTACATGCGGCTTATCAGACGTTGAATTGCTCAAATGGCTGTGATGTGGTTGTAGCTCGTGAACAATACAAACGTTTATCCCTGAAATATCATCCGGATAAAGGCGGTGACAATCAAAAATTTCAGCAAATTAATTGGGCTTGGGGGCTAATTAAGCAGGCCAAACATAAATAG
- a CDS encoding peptidylprolyl isomerase produces the protein MRMRRQLGKDTKAAALHILTRNEKLAHEIKQKADKGEDFGNLARRYSNCPTAKKGGHLGEFSRGVMVKPFEKAVFEAELLKPVGPIKTKFGYHIIKVLYRS, from the coding sequence ATGAGAATGCGTCGACAGCTCGGTAAAGACACTAAAGCCGCAGCCCTACATATATTAACTCGTAATGAAAAACTGGCTCACGAGATCAAACAAAAAGCTGACAAAGGTGAAGACTTTGGTAATTTAGCCCGTCGTTACTCTAATTGCCCCACCGCGAAAAAAGGTGGTCACCTTGGCGAGTTTAGTCGGGGCGTAATGGTTAAGCCGTTTGAAAAAGCGGTTTTTGAAGCTGAGTTACTCAAACCCGTAGGCCCTATTAAAACCAAATTTGGCTATCACATTATTAAAGTTTTATATCGTAGTTAA
- a CDS encoding CvfB family protein, translated as MAKIGVFNTLKAIRQVEFGFFLDGGDEGDILLPNRYVPKDLQIDDEIEVFLYLDSEDRVVATTQKPLAKLKECAYLECVDVNKIGAFLNWGLAKDLMVPYSEQKKRMEPGQRYLVYLYLDKVDQRITATAKVNKYLTDSGASLKANQEVDLLVGEKTDLGYKCVVNNFCWGMIFYSDAKDKNLRLGQKLKAYVKRVREDGRVDLSFNKHGFESLGPLAEKILAILKDNKGYMAISDKSSPELIKKVFGCSKREFKMAIGSLYKNRQILLDKQSIRLADK; from the coding sequence ATGGCAAAGATAGGTGTTTTTAATACGCTAAAAGCAATTCGCCAAGTCGAATTTGGATTCTTTTTGGATGGTGGAGATGAAGGCGACATATTGCTTCCCAATCGCTATGTACCGAAAGATCTGCAAATTGACGATGAAATTGAAGTTTTTCTTTACCTAGATTCAGAAGACCGTGTAGTGGCGACAACACAAAAGCCTCTCGCTAAGCTCAAAGAGTGTGCCTATTTAGAGTGTGTTGATGTAAACAAAATAGGCGCCTTTTTGAATTGGGGTTTAGCCAAAGACTTAATGGTGCCTTATAGCGAGCAAAAAAAACGCATGGAGCCAGGCCAACGCTATCTTGTGTACTTGTACCTAGACAAGGTTGACCAACGCATTACCGCCACCGCCAAAGTCAATAAATACCTGACAGACTCTGGTGCAAGTTTAAAAGCCAACCAAGAAGTTGATTTATTGGTCGGTGAAAAAACGGATTTAGGTTACAAATGTGTCGTGAATAACTTCTGCTGGGGTATGATCTTTTACTCTGATGCAAAAGACAAAAATCTACGTCTTGGCCAAAAACTAAAGGCCTATGTTAAACGCGTTCGTGAAGATGGCCGAGTTGACTTAAGCTTTAATAAACACGGCTTTGAGTCATTAGGTCCACTAGCTGAAAAGATTTTAGCCATTCTCAAGGATAACAAGGGCTATATGGCTATTTCAGATAAGAGTTCGCCAGAGTTGATTAAAAAAGTATTTGGTTGCAGCAAACGTGAATTTAAAATGGCGATCGGCAGTTTATACAAAAACCGCCAGATCTTGTTAGATAAGCAATCTATCCGTTTAGCTGATAAGTAA
- a CDS encoding cupin domain-containing protein has translation MYQLSHFDRQAFLTEYWQKKPVLLKGLFTDFQDPIEPDELAGLAAEQEIESRVIARQITEKSESWHVEHGPFEDYSEFGEQGWTLLVQAVDHWWQEGADLVDAFRFIPNWRIDDLMVSFSTPNGGVGPHLDQYDVFIIQGMGKRHWRVGERQTVQDKIPHPDLLQVEGFEACIDQILEPGDVLYIPPGCPHEGYAIENALNYSVGFRAPNQQDFISSFADFALAEECFKQRYADPNLIAVDEKNRGQVSSADKAAIKQLMQACIEDDEKFNLWLGEYLSTAKHDLDIHQPEPHYQIDDIQSMLDMDEQWRKLGGLRTLVVADSLYVNGEKLNIDGVSQDLIQLITGQNLYSSDQLKKFQTKRENLDLLTRLVNQGFLYTLND, from the coding sequence ATGTATCAACTCTCACATTTTGACCGACAAGCATTTTTAACCGAATATTGGCAAAAGAAACCCGTATTGTTGAAAGGTTTGTTTACTGATTTTCAAGATCCCATTGAGCCTGACGAGTTAGCAGGGTTGGCAGCAGAGCAAGAAATCGAATCACGCGTTATCGCGCGGCAGATAACGGAAAAAAGCGAAAGCTGGCACGTTGAACATGGGCCATTTGAAGATTACAGCGAATTTGGTGAGCAGGGCTGGACCTTACTTGTTCAAGCTGTTGATCATTGGTGGCAAGAAGGCGCTGATTTAGTTGATGCGTTTCGCTTTATACCTAATTGGCGAATTGATGATTTAATGGTGAGTTTTTCCACGCCAAATGGTGGAGTAGGGCCACATTTAGATCAGTATGACGTGTTTATTATTCAGGGAATGGGCAAACGCCACTGGCGAGTGGGAGAGCGTCAGACTGTGCAAGACAAAATCCCTCACCCTGATCTATTGCAAGTGGAAGGATTTGAAGCTTGTATTGATCAAATACTCGAACCTGGTGATGTATTATATATTCCACCTGGGTGTCCACATGAAGGTTACGCCATCGAGAATGCGCTTAATTACTCGGTTGGTTTTCGCGCGCCCAATCAACAAGACTTTATTTCATCATTTGCCGATTTTGCATTAGCCGAAGAATGTTTTAAACAACGTTATGCTGATCCAAACTTGATTGCCGTTGATGAGAAAAACCGAGGTCAAGTGAGTTCAGCGGATAAAGCTGCGATCAAACAACTGATGCAAGCCTGTATTGAAGATGATGAAAAGTTCAATTTATGGTTAGGTGAGTACCTCAGTACGGCAAAACATGATTTGGATATTCATCAACCTGAACCGCATTATCAAATTGATGACATACAAAGTATGTTGGATATGGATGAACAATGGCGAAAACTAGGGGGATTAAGAACACTGGTAGTTGCCGATAGTTTATATGTCAATGGTGAAAAGCTCAATATTGATGGGGTTTCTCAGGATTTAATACAACTGATTACGGGTCAAAATCTATACTCATCCGACCAGTTAAAAAAGTTCCAAACCAAGCGAGAAAATCTCGATCTTTTAACTAGACTGGTCAATCAAGGTTTTTTATACACTTTGAATGACTAA
- a CDS encoding GNAT family N-acetyltransferase — protein MTRIEHSSWQQIAKVIKDIRSTVFVYEWRIPRAVEFDEVDSVSDHVVLYDDELPVATGRLCPDGYLSRVAVIASRRKTNAADEVFKALAEIAQRKNFDVLTICADIAHVESCRKGGFQCSGRVFMEAGVPRQKLSCPVNRFQPVSWDWLH, from the coding sequence ATGACGCGGATTGAACATTCTAGCTGGCAGCAAATAGCCAAAGTAATTAAAGACATTCGTAGTACGGTATTCGTTTACGAATGGCGGATACCCAGAGCGGTTGAATTTGATGAGGTAGACTCGGTATCGGACCACGTCGTACTGTACGATGACGAGTTACCCGTTGCCACCGGACGATTATGCCCTGACGGTTATTTAAGCCGAGTAGCGGTGATAGCTTCTCGCCGTAAAACCAACGCGGCGGATGAGGTATTTAAAGCGTTAGCGGAAATAGCTCAGCGTAAAAACTTTGATGTTTTGACTATTTGTGCCGATATTGCCCATGTTGAGAGCTGCCGCAAAGGTGGTTTTCAATGTAGCGGCCGTGTTTTTATGGAAGCGGGCGTACCCAGACAAAAACTATCTTGTCCGGTTAACCGTTTTCAACCCGTGAGTTGGGATTGGTTGCATTAG
- a CDS encoding GH1 family beta-glucosidase, which translates to MHTGKLYSQSKAKFPHLPNDFIVGTATSAYQIEGAWQDEGKGESIWDRFVHTAGKIKSAETADIACNHYHLVDDDVALLKYLGFDAYRFSISWPRILPNGTGQINQRGLDFYKRLLEQLHQHNITPFVTLYHWDLPQALQEQTGWANPECVNWFLEYVEVVQRELGELIPNWITFNEIFVNCVAGQFLGIHAPGRYNIWAHYQAMHNQMRSHGLSARLLKAAHPTSQVGVTLDLRPIYPLSSAQTDKDAVHFADLTMRRMLLDPILKGYYPQEHLDRAWMFMPNYSPQELADIHAPIDFIGVNNYSRDIVSYSPWFLGHNFMPSYTVHAPEQEYEENGKQYTAMGWEIYPDSLYEILMLLKDEYNNPKVYITENGAAFNDVLSRGRVHDTKRVDFYQRYMQSLSKAIDQGSNCAGYFAWSFLDNFEWHEGYKKRFGIVHVDYANQKRTIKDSGYWFRDLQASRR; encoded by the coding sequence GTGCATACTGGCAAACTCTATTCCCAATCAAAAGCTAAATTTCCACATTTACCTAATGACTTTATTGTTGGCACTGCAACCTCAGCCTACCAAATAGAAGGCGCTTGGCAAGATGAAGGCAAAGGCGAATCCATTTGGGATAGATTTGTTCATACGGCGGGTAAAATAAAAAGTGCTGAAACGGCAGATATCGCCTGCAACCATTACCACTTAGTCGATGACGACGTTGCCTTGCTAAAATACCTTGGTTTTGATGCTTATCGATTTAGTATAAGTTGGCCTAGAATATTACCTAATGGCACAGGCCAGATTAACCAGCGCGGGTTAGACTTTTATAAGCGCTTACTTGAGCAACTGCACCAACACAACATCACGCCATTTGTTACCTTATACCATTGGGATTTACCTCAAGCATTACAAGAGCAAACTGGCTGGGCTAATCCTGAATGCGTAAATTGGTTTTTAGAATACGTTGAGGTCGTACAACGCGAACTGGGCGAGCTTATCCCTAATTGGATCACATTTAACGAAATTTTTGTCAATTGTGTAGCGGGGCAATTTCTTGGCATTCATGCCCCAGGCCGCTATAACATTTGGGCGCATTATCAAGCTATGCATAACCAAATGCGCTCGCATGGCTTATCTGCCCGCTTATTAAAAGCCGCGCATCCCACATCTCAAGTCGGGGTTACCTTAGATTTACGCCCAATCTATCCCTTATCGTCAGCGCAAACCGATAAAGATGCCGTTCACTTTGCCGATTTAACCATGCGGCGTATGCTGCTTGATCCCATTCTTAAAGGGTATTACCCACAAGAACATTTAGACCGTGCTTGGATGTTTATGCCTAACTATAGCCCACAAGAGTTAGCCGATATTCATGCCCCTATCGACTTTATTGGCGTAAATAACTATTCACGCGATATTGTCTCTTACTCACCTTGGTTTTTAGGCCACAATTTCATGCCGAGTTATACCGTACATGCCCCCGAACAAGAATATGAAGAAAACGGCAAGCAATACACCGCCATGGGCTGGGAGATATACCCAGATTCATTATATGAAATTTTGATGTTACTAAAGGACGAGTACAACAACCCCAAAGTATATATTACTGAGAATGGCGCGGCATTTAATGACGTGCTCAGTCGTGGTCGAGTTCACGACACCAAACGAGTGGATTTTTATCAAAGATATATGCAATCACTCTCTAAAGCGATTGATCAAGGAAGCAACTGTGCGGGTTATTTTGCTTGGTCATTTTTAGATAACTTTGAATGGCACGAGGGCTATAAAAAACGTTTTGGTATTGTTCATGTCGATTACGCTAACCAAAAACGTACAATAAAAGACAGTGGGTATTGGTTTAGGGATCTACAAGCGAGTCGACGCTAG
- a CDS encoding phospholipase A → MKQSIQTLLLMLQLVITMPISAQLFIDSDAGGSFIADRDYPVIDSSSASDLYSLQHHQGSFVLPVTYNVDQQQKNTEKLESKFQLSIKTALLDNPFEFNGNAENNRVYFAYTQTHFWQSYNDSASTPVRETHYQPEVIWRFSPSNFSLLGIPISHLELGLNHKSTGEQPPYSRNWNRFIVNLISHRAGWQYNFKTWYSQPQKHKTISYDDNYGRAEFGIKHFAANRTIGLQASNALTGDYKGLLTIEYSQKLFNQIALYVEYKSGYGESMVDYATKVNQIGIGFSVVDWL, encoded by the coding sequence GTGAAACAATCAATTCAAACTTTGCTGTTAATGTTACAGCTAGTCATCACAATGCCTATCTCAGCACAGTTGTTCATCGACTCTGATGCTGGAGGTAGCTTTATTGCTGACAGAGATTACCCTGTTATTGACTCGTCATCAGCGAGTGATTTATACAGCTTACAGCACCATCAGGGCAGTTTTGTATTACCGGTAACATATAATGTCGATCAACAACAAAAAAATACCGAAAAATTGGAATCTAAATTCCAGTTGAGTATTAAAACAGCCTTGTTGGATAATCCTTTTGAATTTAATGGCAACGCAGAAAATAATCGTGTTTATTTTGCCTATACACAAACCCATTTTTGGCAAAGTTACAATGACTCTGCATCAACGCCTGTTCGAGAAACTCATTATCAACCCGAAGTGATCTGGCGTTTTAGTCCGTCTAACTTTTCATTGTTGGGAATACCTATTAGTCACTTAGAGCTGGGTTTAAACCATAAGTCTACGGGCGAACAACCTCCGTATTCACGCAATTGGAATCGTTTTATTGTTAATTTAATTTCGCATCGTGCTGGCTGGCAATACAATTTTAAAACTTGGTATAGTCAGCCACAAAAGCACAAAACTATTAGTTACGATGATAACTATGGGCGGGCTGAATTTGGTATAAAGCATTTTGCAGCCAATAGAACCATTGGCCTGCAAGCATCTAATGCATTAACCGGCGATTATAAAGGATTGCTGACCATTGAATATTCACAGAAATTATTCAATCAAATAGCACTCTATGTTGAATATAAAAGTGGTTATGGTGAATCTATGGTTGATTATGCTACTAAGGTCAATCAGATCGGCATTGGCTTTAGTGTTGTGGATTGGCTTTAA
- a CDS encoding AMP-binding protein has translation MEKTWLNSYPQGIPATIDPEHYNSLLDIIEQSSEEYGDRLAFTNMGKGLSFNEIEELSKQFASYLQNHLGLGVGDKVALMMPNCLQYPIALFGTLRAGCCVVNVNPLYTARELKHQMNDSGATTIVIIENFAHTLEKVIAETPVKNIVLTGLGDMLGLLKGTLVNAVVKHIKKMVPAYKLSRPEPFKRALAIGSSLNYQRPNVQGSDLAFLQYTGGTTGVAKGAMLTHRNMVANLEQVSAWLKPGIEFGKETIVTALPLYHIFALTANALAFYKFGGTNLLITNPRDMPNFVKELAKNEATVMTGVNTLFNGLLNTPGFADLDFSRFKFSLGGGMAVQRAVADRWQSVTGSPLLEAYGLTECCPAVTINPAQADGEYNGSIGLPIPSTDCRIVGEDGSEVAVGESGELQVRGPQVMAGYYNRPEATQEVMDGEWFATGDMAAVDEQGYFRIVDRKKDMILVSGFNVYPNEIESVIAMMEQVLEVAAIGEPNDKCGEIVKVYIVKKDNSLTKEAVIAHCRENLTAYKVPKSVEFRTELPKTNVGKILRRELREENNKALASA, from the coding sequence GTGGAAAAAACTTGGCTAAATAGTTATCCGCAAGGTATTCCTGCAACAATCGACCCTGAGCATTACAATTCTTTGCTCGATATTATTGAGCAATCAAGCGAGGAATACGGAGATAGGTTGGCATTTACCAATATGGGTAAAGGTCTTTCTTTTAACGAGATTGAAGAGTTAAGTAAACAGTTTGCCAGTTATCTGCAAAACCATTTGGGTTTAGGTGTTGGCGATAAAGTCGCACTTATGATGCCTAATTGTTTGCAATATCCTATCGCCTTATTTGGTACTTTGCGCGCTGGTTGTTGCGTTGTTAATGTTAATCCGTTGTATACAGCCCGAGAGTTAAAACATCAAATGAACGACTCTGGGGCAACGACGATTGTTATTATTGAAAACTTTGCCCATACCCTAGAAAAAGTGATTGCAGAAACGCCGGTTAAGAATATCGTATTAACTGGTTTGGGCGATATGCTGGGGTTACTAAAAGGAACTTTAGTTAACGCGGTTGTTAAGCACATAAAAAAAATGGTGCCAGCATACAAGCTAAGTCGGCCAGAGCCCTTTAAACGCGCTTTAGCGATCGGTTCTAGTCTTAATTATCAACGGCCTAACGTACAAGGTAGTGATTTAGCATTTTTACAATACACTGGCGGCACAACAGGGGTTGCCAAAGGCGCCATGTTAACCCATCGCAATATGGTGGCTAATTTAGAACAAGTGTCTGCGTGGCTTAAGCCGGGTATCGAGTTCGGCAAGGAAACCATAGTAACCGCCTTACCGCTGTATCATATATTTGCTTTAACTGCGAATGCATTGGCATTTTATAAGTTCGGCGGCACTAACTTATTGATCACTAACCCACGCGATATGCCAAACTTTGTTAAAGAGCTGGCTAAAAATGAAGCCACTGTCATGACAGGGGTGAATACCTTGTTTAACGGTTTACTTAATACTCCAGGTTTTGCCGATTTGGACTTTAGTCGATTCAAATTTTCGTTAGGCGGGGGCATGGCAGTGCAAAGAGCGGTTGCGGATCGCTGGCAATCGGTAACGGGTTCTCCCTTACTTGAAGCCTATGGTTTAACTGAATGTTGTCCTGCGGTCACTATTAATCCAGCACAAGCAGATGGCGAATACAATGGCAGTATAGGTTTACCTATTCCTTCAACCGACTGTCGTATTGTCGGTGAAGATGGCAGCGAGGTTGCGGTAGGTGAATCGGGTGAATTGCAAGTTCGCGGCCCGCAAGTCATGGCCGGTTATTATAATCGCCCTGAAGCCACCCAAGAAGTGATGGACGGCGAATGGTTTGCAACTGGCGACATGGCGGCAGTAGACGAGCAGGGTTACTTTAGGATTGTTGATCGTAAAAAAGACATGATCCTAGTGTCTGGTTTTAATGTTTATCCTAATGAAATTGAGTCAGTTATCGCTATGATGGAGCAAGTGCTCGAAGTGGCTGCAATAGGTGAACCTAACGATAAATGCGGTGAAATTGTTAAGGTTTATATAGTTAAAAAAGATAACAGCCTCACGAAAGAAGCCGTTATCGCCCACTGCCGAGAAAACTTAACGGCTTATAAAGTGCCTAAATCGGTCGAGTTTAGAACTGAATTGCCTAAAACCAATGTCGGTAAAATACTGCGTCGTGAACTTCGTGAAGAAAACAACAAGGCGTTGGCGTCTGCTTAG
- a CDS encoding acyl-CoA thioesterase, producing the protein MHIDTLFEQVVNDPSTIIVPNNWTQGRTVFGGLSASLLLKAMFQKIKDETRQLRTINIHFTAPLLAEQSFSIVDTLLAQGKNTTSMRCEIIQGDRVCVSCIATFGKTKASKLTMKSELDLKKAPPEKGKFIPQIPMVTPKFLRHVDLAIDEGGLPFLGGSQSHYKGWMRFKQKPEQITTCHVLALIDAWPPAVLQMFKGPIPASTMTWNIEFTHSDLTDLPLDWLNYQVETLQADEGYAHTEAKICATNGELIALSRQCVAIFG; encoded by the coding sequence ATGCACATAGATACGCTATTTGAACAAGTGGTAAATGACCCATCGACCATTATCGTGCCCAATAATTGGACACAAGGCAGAACAGTATTTGGCGGTTTAAGTGCTAGCTTATTATTAAAAGCCATGTTTCAGAAAATTAAAGACGAAACACGACAACTAAGAACAATAAATATTCATTTCACCGCGCCATTACTCGCAGAGCAAAGCTTTAGCATAGTAGACACTCTGCTAGCACAAGGAAAAAATACAACCTCAATGCGTTGTGAAATAATACAAGGTGACAGAGTCTGTGTGTCCTGTATTGCGACGTTTGGCAAAACTAAAGCCTCTAAGCTGACGATGAAATCTGAGTTAGATTTGAAAAAAGCACCGCCAGAAAAAGGCAAGTTTATTCCGCAAATACCCATGGTTACACCAAAGTTTTTGCGCCATGTCGATTTAGCAATAGATGAAGGCGGTTTGCCTTTTTTAGGTGGTAGCCAGAGCCATTACAAAGGGTGGATGCGCTTTAAACAAAAACCTGAACAGATCACAACTTGTCATGTTTTGGCGTTAATTGACGCTTGGCCACCTGCTGTTTTACAAATGTTTAAAGGCCCCATCCCCGCAAGTACCATGACTTGGAATATTGAATTCACTCACAGCGACTTAACTGACTTACCGTTAGATTGGTTAAACTATCAAGTAGAAACCCTGCAAGCGGATGAAGGTTACGCTCACACAGAAGCCAAGATATGTGCGACCAATGGTGAATTAATCGCGCTATCAAGGCAATGTGTAGCTATTTTTGGTTAA